One window from the genome of Kaistella carnis encodes:
- the fabF gene encoding beta-ketoacyl-ACP synthase II — MELKRVVVTGFGAITPIGKNAKDYWESLVKGESGAAPITLFDARNFKTKFACEVKDFDPLAHFDKKEAKKMDRNTQLGVVAAREAVEHSRIMEDNVDKNRVGVIWGSGIGGLETFEKEVLGWANTEIPRFNPFFIPKMIADITGGQISIEYGFHGPNYTTVSACASSANALIDGKMLIQLGKADVIVCGGSEAAVTASGVGGFNAMMALSTRNDDPTTASRPFDQDRDGFVLGEGAGTIILEEYEHAKKRGATIYAELKGGGMSADAYHMTAPHPEGLGAYLVMKNCLEDASITADEVDHINMHGTSTPLGDIAESNAISRLLGDHAFDIQINSTKSMTGHLLGAAGVVEAIAVIHTIIHNIVPPTINHFMDDPKIDSRLNFTFNHAVKKEVNIAMSNTFGFGGHNACVLFTKI, encoded by the coding sequence ATGGAATTAAAAAGAGTAGTTGTAACCGGCTTCGGCGCTATTACACCCATTGGAAAAAATGCCAAAGATTACTGGGAAAGCCTTGTAAAAGGTGAGAGCGGTGCTGCTCCTATTACTCTTTTTGATGCCAGAAATTTCAAAACCAAATTTGCGTGTGAAGTCAAAGACTTCGACCCATTAGCTCACTTTGACAAAAAGGAAGCTAAAAAAATGGACCGCAACACCCAACTGGGAGTCGTAGCTGCCCGAGAAGCCGTGGAACATTCGCGGATTATGGAAGACAACGTCGATAAAAACCGAGTTGGTGTAATTTGGGGTTCCGGGATTGGTGGTTTAGAAACCTTCGAGAAAGAAGTTTTGGGTTGGGCGAATACAGAAATCCCCCGATTCAATCCATTCTTTATTCCGAAAATGATTGCCGATATCACAGGAGGCCAAATTTCAATAGAATACGGTTTTCATGGTCCTAATTACACGACAGTTTCTGCGTGTGCTTCATCTGCCAATGCGCTGATCGATGGTAAAATGCTCATCCAACTGGGAAAAGCAGATGTCATTGTTTGTGGAGGTTCCGAAGCAGCAGTTACCGCAAGTGGTGTAGGTGGATTTAATGCAATGATGGCACTTTCGACCCGTAATGATGATCCTACCACTGCCTCAAGACCGTTTGATCAGGACCGAGATGGTTTTGTATTGGGCGAAGGCGCAGGAACCATTATTCTGGAAGAGTACGAACATGCCAAAAAACGTGGAGCAACAATCTACGCTGAGTTAAAAGGGGGCGGAATGAGCGCAGACGCTTACCACATGACCGCACCACATCCTGAAGGTTTAGGAGCATACCTGGTAATGAAGAATTGTTTAGAAGATGCAAGTATTACTGCCGATGAAGTAGATCACATCAATATGCATGGGACCTCTACTCCATTGGGAGATATCGCAGAATCTAACGCGATTTCCAGATTATTGGGAGATCATGCTTTCGACATTCAGATTAATTCAACCAAATCAATGACCGGTCATCTTTTAGGTGCTGCCGGAGTTGTTGAGGCGATTGCCGTAATTCACACGATTATTCATAACATCGTTCCACCAACCATCAACCATTTTATGGATGATCCTAAAATTGACAGTCGATTAAATTTCACATTTAATCATGCTGTAAAAAAGGAGGTAAATATTGCCATGAGCAATACTTTCGGTTTTGGCGGGCACAATGCATGTGTTCTCTTTACCAAAATTTAA
- a CDS encoding acyl carrier protein yields MSDIASRVKAIIADKLDVEETEVTPEASFTNDLGADSLDTVELIMEFEKEFNIQIPDDQAEKITTVGHAIAYIEEVVNK; encoded by the coding sequence ATGTCAGACATTGCATCAAGAGTAAAAGCGATTATCGCTGATAAACTCGACGTTGAGGAAACAGAGGTAACTCCAGAAGCTAGCTTCACAAACGATTTAGGAGCTGATTCTTTGGATACTGTAGAATTAATCATGGAATTCGAAAAAGAATTTAATATTCAGATTCCAGATGATCAAGCAGAAAAAATTACTACGGTAGGACACGCTATTGCTTACATTGAAGAAGTAGTGAACAAATAA
- a CDS encoding GEVED domain-containing protein, whose product MLAAMPLIAFGQNTTGRTASKASVYPNSAKKTVVSVKIASKLVPTAYCLPSSDCSDGDVITNVTVAGINNTTTCSTGGYGDYTAMQGQIEAGQTYPISVTVGGGWFERVSAWVDFNKNDVFDADEYLGEIGEGTDVGGVLSGNISIPANLAAGSYRLRVMVGATGSGNPAITDACVPNAYGETEDYTLVIEAPAATGCLTSPNGQYPSATYTPNCNGLVANITTVGYAGEYSKVNVTSGTSYTFSVSKPDYFITISDADGTTVLGSGTGSLTWTSTLSGVVRFYVHTDAACGSGTSATIHTRSIKCGTPPPAPTSCEDFKVLSNNLENGGFFNGETAQKLAIDLPIGSTAFTIYGIEPTVIGTATSFNFNFYSDNAGLPGTLLGTRVGTINGNMTTGTNFGYDFIKYTVSFDSPFNFDANTKYWLEIVTDAVAWESSSIATLGTKDAFQNSGTSGAWVIGTDDYVFNLMCNGLAVNDTKTAQVNFYPNPVKDFLTINSKKAIETVHVYNISGQKMQVSSKLVNGKVDMSKLAPGMYIISTILEGGKNESFKVIKK is encoded by the coding sequence ATGTTGGCTGCAATGCCATTAATCGCTTTCGGCCAAAATACAACAGGCCGTACCGCATCAAAAGCCTCGGTTTACCCGAACAGTGCAAAAAAAACCGTGGTGTCAGTAAAAATAGCTTCTAAGCTGGTTCCAACCGCTTATTGCTTACCAAGTTCAGATTGTAGTGACGGTGACGTAATTACCAACGTTACGGTAGCTGGTATTAACAACACTACCACCTGCAGTACCGGTGGATATGGCGATTACACGGCAATGCAGGGTCAAATCGAAGCAGGACAAACCTATCCAATATCTGTAACCGTAGGAGGCGGATGGTTTGAAAGAGTTTCTGCTTGGGTTGACTTTAACAAGAATGACGTTTTTGACGCAGATGAATACTTAGGAGAGATCGGCGAAGGAACAGATGTAGGAGGAGTATTATCTGGAAACATTTCAATTCCTGCTAATTTAGCCGCTGGTTCGTACAGATTAAGGGTAATGGTTGGTGCAACAGGAAGTGGTAATCCTGCTATTACCGATGCTTGTGTTCCTAATGCCTATGGTGAAACTGAAGATTATACCTTAGTGATCGAAGCTCCAGCTGCAACAGGATGTCTTACTTCACCAAATGGACAATATCCGTCAGCAACATATACTCCAAACTGTAATGGTCTTGTTGCAAATATTACGACTGTAGGTTATGCAGGAGAATACTCTAAGGTTAACGTAACAAGCGGTACCTCTTATACCTTCTCTGTTTCTAAACCTGACTATTTCATCACTATTTCAGATGCTGATGGAACAACCGTTTTAGGATCCGGAACAGGAAGTCTTACGTGGACCTCTACCCTTTCAGGAGTGGTTCGTTTTTATGTTCACACTGATGCAGCTTGTGGAAGTGGAACAAGCGCAACAATTCACACAAGATCAATTAAATGTGGAACTCCACCACCTGCTCCTACCTCATGTGAAGACTTTAAAGTTCTTTCAAATAACTTAGAAAACGGAGGCTTCTTTAATGGGGAAACTGCACAAAAACTGGCTATCGATTTACCAATTGGAAGCACCGCATTTACCATATACGGTATAGAGCCTACCGTTATCGGAACAGCCACCAGTTTCAACTTCAATTTCTATAGTGACAATGCAGGATTGCCTGGAACACTACTAGGAACACGCGTAGGTACTATTAATGGAAATATGACGACGGGAACTAATTTCGGTTACGATTTCATCAAATATACTGTATCATTCGATTCTCCATTCAATTTTGATGCAAATACAAAATACTGGTTAGAAATAGTAACTGATGCTGTAGCTTGGGAATCTTCGTCAATTGCTACTCTGGGAACTAAAGATGCATTCCAAAATAGCGGTACATCAGGAGCATGGGTTATTGGTACAGATGATTATGTATTTAACCTAATGTGTAATGGGCTTGCAGTAAACGACACAAAAACGGCACAGGTAAACTTCTACCCTAACCCAGTGAAAGATTTCTTGACCATCAATTCTAAAAAAGCAATTGAAACAGTACATGTTTATAACATCTCTGGTCAGAAAATGCAGGTATCTTCAAAATTAGTAAACGGTAAAGTAGACATGAGCAAATTAGCTCCTGGAATGTACATTATCAGCACTATTCTAGAAGGTGGCAAAAATGAATCATTCAAAGTGATTAAAAAATAA
- the pyk gene encoding pyruvate kinase, with protein MNRYLKKTKIIATLGPASSDKETMTQLVQAGVDVFRINFSHADYDLVRKHVETIREINKELGQSVGILGDLQGPKLRVGVVKEGSYLNPGDILTFTNEKIEGDSKRVYMTYQKFPQDVKVGERILIDDGKLVLEVIETNEKDTVRAKTIQGGPLSSKKGVNLPNTNVSLPALTEKDIEDANFILDLELDWIALSFVRHAQDIIDLKEIIKNHPTNKQKTPIIAKIEKPEGVKNIEQILQECDGLMVARGDLGVEVPMEEVPAIQKNLVEIARKYAKPVIIATQMMETMINSLTPTRAEVNDVANSVLDGADAVMLSGETSVGRYPVDVVINMAKIVKNIEQTHFYRTKNSPIEHDFDCIDERFITKRICLAAVRIAKTTNVEAIVTLTYSGFTAFQISAHRPNSNIIVFSSNKRVITMLNLLWGVRAFHYDMQKSTDETIIQVNMLAHTHGYVQKGDFVLNLNATPAYEDGKTNTLRLTTI; from the coding sequence ATGAATAGATATTTAAAAAAAACTAAAATAATCGCCACCTTAGGTCCGGCTTCTTCAGATAAAGAAACGATGACCCAACTGGTTCAGGCCGGTGTTGATGTTTTCAGAATAAATTTTTCGCATGCAGACTACGACCTTGTAAGAAAGCATGTAGAAACTATACGCGAAATAAATAAGGAATTGGGTCAATCTGTTGGAATACTTGGAGATCTACAAGGTCCTAAACTTCGTGTAGGCGTTGTGAAGGAAGGATCCTACTTGAATCCAGGCGACATTCTTACCTTTACCAATGAAAAAATAGAAGGCGATTCTAAGCGCGTTTATATGACGTATCAGAAATTCCCGCAAGACGTAAAAGTTGGAGAACGAATTCTGATCGATGATGGAAAATTGGTTTTAGAAGTTATTGAAACCAATGAAAAAGACACCGTTAGAGCAAAAACAATTCAAGGGGGACCGCTAAGTTCCAAGAAGGGAGTTAACCTGCCGAATACGAATGTTTCCCTTCCTGCTTTAACAGAAAAAGACATCGAAGACGCAAACTTCATCCTGGATTTAGAACTGGATTGGATTGCCTTATCCTTCGTTCGTCATGCACAGGATATTATTGATTTAAAAGAAATCATTAAAAATCACCCAACTAACAAGCAGAAAACTCCGATCATTGCGAAGATTGAAAAGCCTGAAGGGGTAAAAAACATCGAGCAAATTCTGCAGGAATGTGATGGATTAATGGTTGCACGTGGCGATCTGGGTGTAGAAGTTCCGATGGAAGAAGTTCCTGCAATTCAGAAAAACCTGGTAGAAATTGCACGTAAATATGCCAAACCGGTCATTATCGCGACCCAGATGATGGAAACCATGATCAACAGTTTAACACCGACAAGAGCGGAGGTTAATGACGTTGCAAACTCTGTATTAGATGGAGCGGATGCCGTGATGCTTTCGGGAGAAACCTCCGTTGGACGCTATCCTGTAGATGTGGTAATAAACATGGCGAAGATTGTAAAAAATATTGAGCAAACACATTTTTACAGAACCAAAAATTCCCCTATTGAACACGATTTTGATTGTATCGATGAGCGTTTTATCACCAAAAGAATATGTTTAGCTGCTGTAAGGATTGCAAAAACGACGAACGTAGAAGCGATTGTTACGCTTACCTATTCAGGTTTCACGGCTTTTCAAATTTCGGCTCACCGACCGAATTCCAATATTATCGTATTCAGTTCCAACAAAAGGGTGATTACAATGCTTAATTTACTTTGGGGCGTTCGCGCATTCCATTACGATATGCAGAAATCAACCGACGAAACAATTATTCAAGTCAATATGCTTGCACATACCCACGGTTACGTGCAAAAAGGTGATTTCGTATTAAACTTAAATGCCACTCCTGCCTACGAAGACGGTAAAACAAACACGTTGAGATTAACGACGATTTAA
- the groES gene encoding co-chaperone GroES → MSLNFKPLADRVLVEPTAAETTTASGIIIPDTAKEKPQEGTVVAVGPGKVDEPTTVKVGDKVLYGKYSGSELKLDGKDYLILKEGDLLGILG, encoded by the coding sequence ATGTCATTAAATTTCAAACCTTTAGCGGATCGCGTTCTTGTAGAACCAACCGCAGCTGAAACTACAACCGCATCAGGAATTATTATCCCAGACACTGCAAAAGAAAAACCTCAGGAAGGGACTGTTGTTGCAGTAGGACCGGGGAAAGTTGATGAACCTACCACCGTAAAAGTTGGTGATAAAGTGCTTTACGGAAAATACTCAGGCTCAGAATTGAAGTTAGATGGTAAAGATTATCTTATCCTGAAAGAAGGAGATCTTTTAGGAATCTTAGGATAA
- the rnc gene encoding ribonuclease III produces MELQKYFSKFLARRKNSLSEKDYFLSSEITKITGFAVQNINLYREAFSLKTSSKHKQSKNYERLEFLGDSVLGTIISCHLFATYPDANEGYLTQMKSKIVNRKNLNKLGTELNLIKFLQNETTTSLSENIAGNLFESLVGAIYLDLDYEICKKIVLDRLLTPSEINKLENKIVSYKGLLLEWSQKKKVVIKYETCEEMQPNKNMVFRTYVWLDQERIANATETSKKKAEEKAAQRAFYILNKKQSILENPKAHS; encoded by the coding sequence ATGGAGTTACAGAAATACTTTTCTAAATTCCTAGCCAGAAGAAAAAACTCTCTCTCCGAAAAAGACTATTTTTTAAGCAGTGAAATCACGAAAATTACGGGTTTTGCTGTTCAAAACATTAATCTTTATAGGGAGGCTTTCTCGTTGAAAACATCTTCTAAACACAAACAATCCAAAAACTATGAACGCTTAGAGTTCTTAGGTGATTCTGTATTAGGAACAATCATTTCATGCCATCTTTTTGCAACCTACCCGGATGCAAACGAAGGATATTTAACCCAAATGAAATCGAAGATTGTCAACCGTAAAAATCTAAATAAGTTAGGCACAGAGCTGAACCTTATCAAATTTTTACAAAATGAGACGACAACTTCACTCAGTGAGAATATTGCGGGAAACCTTTTTGAGTCTCTAGTCGGCGCCATTTATCTGGATTTAGATTATGAAATCTGTAAGAAAATTGTTTTAGATCGCTTACTAACGCCGTCTGAAATCAATAAGTTGGAAAACAAAATTGTAAGCTACAAAGGCCTGCTTTTAGAATGGAGCCAAAAGAAGAAAGTCGTCATAAAGTATGAAACCTGTGAAGAAATGCAGCCCAATAAAAATATGGTATTCCGTACCTATGTTTGGCTAGATCAGGAAAGAATAGCAAACGCAACCGAAACTTCAAAAAAGAAAGCGGAAGAAAAAGCGGCACAACGGGCTTTTTATATTCTCAATAAAAAACAAAGCATCCTTGAAAACCCAAAAGCTCACTCTTGA
- the paaA gene encoding 1,2-phenylacetyl-CoA epoxidase subunit PaaA, whose protein sequence is MNQDKFLEYVQAENKVEPKDVMPDDYRKLLVRQISQHAHSEIVGMLPEANWISRAPTLRRKMALLAKIQDEAGHGLYLYAATETLNNGEIAADRDSTYNDMLSGKAKYSSIFNYPALSWADIGAIGWLVDGAAIMNQVMLMGNSYGPYSRAMVRICKEESFHQRQGYEILMTLCRGTKEQKDLAQEALNRFWWPALMMFGPNDADSPNSQKSMNYRVKRESNDDLRQRFVDVTVSQAEFVGLKIPDKDLKWNEERQHYDFGELPWDEFMEVLKGNGPCNKKRLETKRKAQREHSWVKEAAMAFAKKKGELVNN, encoded by the coding sequence ATGAACCAAGATAAATTTTTAGAATACGTACAGGCAGAAAACAAAGTAGAACCAAAGGATGTAATGCCCGATGATTACAGAAAACTATTGGTGAGACAGATTTCGCAACACGCCCATTCAGAAATCGTAGGAATGCTTCCAGAAGCGAACTGGATCTCTCGTGCGCCAACTTTAAGAAGAAAAATGGCTCTTTTGGCAAAGATTCAAGATGAGGCTGGACACGGACTTTATCTCTATGCCGCCACAGAAACTTTGAACAACGGAGAAATCGCGGCAGACCGGGATTCTACTTATAATGATATGCTTTCCGGAAAAGCAAAATATTCCAGTATTTTCAACTATCCTGCACTTTCCTGGGCAGATATTGGCGCAATCGGCTGGCTCGTTGATGGCGCTGCGATCATGAATCAGGTGATGTTGATGGGTAATTCTTATGGACCTTATTCCCGAGCGATGGTGAGGATTTGTAAAGAAGAATCTTTCCACCAGAGACAGGGTTATGAAATTTTAATGACGCTTTGTCGAGGGACAAAAGAGCAGAAAGATCTGGCCCAGGAAGCACTGAACCGTTTTTGGTGGCCGGCTTTAATGATGTTTGGACCAAATGACGCAGACTCGCCGAATTCTCAAAAATCTATGAATTATCGTGTGAAACGGGAAAGCAATGACGATTTACGACAACGTTTCGTAGATGTTACAGTGTCGCAGGCTGAATTTGTGGGTTTAAAAATTCCTGATAAAGATTTGAAATGGAATGAGGAAAGACAACATTATGATTTTGGAGAATTGCCTTGGGATGAGTTTATGGAGGTACTAAAAGGAAATGGTCCGTGTAACAAAAAGCGCTTGGAAACCAAGAGAAAGGCTCAAAGAGAGCATTCTTGGGTAAAAGAGGCGGCGATGGCGTTTGCAAAGAAAAAAGGCGAACTGGTAAATAATTAA
- the groL gene encoding chaperonin GroEL (60 kDa chaperone family; promotes refolding of misfolded polypeptides especially under stressful conditions; forms two stacked rings of heptamers to form a barrel-shaped 14mer; ends can be capped by GroES; misfolded proteins enter the barrel where they are refolded when GroES binds), giving the protein MAKEIKFDIESRDALKRGVDALANAVKVTLGPKGRNVVIEKSFGAPHVTKDGVSVAKEIELEDRVENMGAQMVKEVASRTNDIAGDGTTTATVLAQAIVREGLKNVAAGANPMDLKRGIDKAVSAVVANLKGQSREVGDSSEKIRQIASISANNDDTIGSLIAEAFGKVGKEGVITVEEAKGTDTTVDVVEGMQFDRGYQSPYFVTNPEKMIAELENPYILLVEKKISSMKELLPVLEPVAQAGKSLLIICEEVEGEALATLVVNKLRGSLKIAAVKAPGFGDRRKAMLEDIAILTGGTVISEERGFTMENATLEMLGTAEKVVIDKDNTTLVNGGGDEAQIKGRVSQIKAQMETTTSDYDKEKLQERLAKLAGGVAVLYVGAASEVEMKEKKDRVDDALHATRAAVEEGIVAGGGVALVRSIEALNFEGDNMDETTGIKIVRRAIEEPLRQIVINAGGEGSVIVAKVMEGEADFGFNAKNDEYVNMYEAGIIDPTKVVRVALENAASVSGMLLTTECVITEIKSAEPAMPMGGGMPGMM; this is encoded by the coding sequence ATGGCAAAAGAAATAAAATTCGATATTGAATCAAGAGATGCACTGAAAAGAGGTGTTGATGCTTTGGCAAACGCTGTAAAAGTAACACTGGGACCAAAAGGAAGAAACGTTGTAATTGAGAAATCATTCGGCGCTCCACATGTAACAAAAGACGGAGTTTCTGTTGCGAAAGAAATCGAACTTGAGGACCGTGTAGAAAATATGGGAGCTCAAATGGTAAAAGAAGTAGCATCCAGAACCAATGATATCGCTGGAGACGGAACAACAACTGCAACAGTATTGGCACAGGCTATCGTTCGAGAAGGTCTTAAAAACGTAGCTGCTGGCGCAAACCCAATGGATCTGAAAAGAGGGATTGACAAAGCAGTTTCTGCAGTTGTAGCAAACTTAAAAGGTCAATCTAGAGAAGTTGGTGATTCTTCTGAAAAAATCAGACAAATTGCCTCTATTTCAGCAAATAATGATGATACCATCGGAAGTTTGATCGCAGAAGCTTTTGGAAAAGTAGGTAAAGAAGGAGTGATCACTGTTGAAGAAGCAAAAGGAACTGACACTACAGTTGATGTGGTAGAAGGAATGCAGTTTGACCGTGGATATCAGTCACCATATTTCGTGACCAATCCGGAGAAAATGATTGCTGAATTAGAAAATCCTTATATTCTTTTGGTAGAGAAAAAAATCTCTTCAATGAAAGAATTACTTCCAGTTTTAGAGCCGGTTGCTCAGGCAGGAAAATCTTTATTAATTATTTGTGAAGAAGTTGAAGGTGAAGCTTTGGCTACTTTAGTTGTTAATAAATTAAGAGGTTCGTTAAAAATTGCTGCTGTAAAAGCACCAGGATTTGGAGACAGAAGAAAAGCAATGTTAGAAGACATCGCGATTTTAACTGGCGGAACTGTAATTTCTGAGGAAAGAGGTTTCACAATGGAAAACGCTACTTTGGAAATGTTAGGTACTGCTGAAAAAGTGGTGATCGACAAAGACAATACAACATTAGTAAATGGTGGAGGTGACGAAGCGCAAATCAAAGGCCGAGTAAGCCAGATCAAAGCGCAAATGGAAACCACAACATCAGATTACGATAAAGAAAAACTTCAGGAAAGACTGGCGAAATTAGCTGGTGGAGTAGCTGTACTTTATGTAGGTGCTGCTTCTGAAGTAGAAATGAAAGAGAAAAAAGACAGAGTTGATGATGCCCTTCATGCAACTAGAGCTGCAGTAGAAGAAGGTATCGTTGCCGGTGGTGGAGTAGCCTTAGTTAGAAGCATCGAAGCTTTAAATTTCGAAGGTGATAACATGGACGAAACAACTGGTATCAAAATCGTAAGAAGAGCCATCGAGGAGCCATTGAGACAAATTGTGATCAATGCAGGTGGAGAAGGTTCCGTAATCGTTGCGAAAGTAATGGAAGGTGAAGCTGACTTTGGTTTTAACGCGAAAAATGATGAGTACGTAAATATGTACGAAGCAGGAATCATTGACCCTACAAAAGTAGTACGTGTTGCTTTAGAAAATGCAGCTTCTGTTTCTGGAATGCTGTTGACTACAGAATGTGTGATCACAGAAATTAAAAGTGCAGAGCCAGCAATGCCGATGGGCGGTGGAATGCCGGGAATGATGTAA
- a CDS encoding IPExxxVDY family protein, which yields MKTQKLTLEIDADEEITLGLVRLAKQVPDYELFYHLNTLNTFQFKRVNDLVFHGTYYDYYYPKFEAFHHDSKICIHFIANKSDHSVLKKESTELFGNEEDTKFLLENYEDVDYIISTSEPFGDFSVILLPENLMFQIQDFHLCPSAELYHLIQYYE from the coding sequence TTGAAAACCCAAAAGCTCACTCTTGAGATTGATGCGGACGAAGAAATTACACTTGGATTGGTTCGTCTTGCAAAGCAAGTTCCTGACTATGAACTTTTTTATCATCTGAATACTCTTAATACTTTTCAGTTTAAGAGGGTCAATGATTTGGTATTTCACGGAACTTACTATGACTACTACTATCCCAAATTTGAAGCTTTTCATCACGATTCTAAAATATGTATTCACTTTATCGCCAATAAATCTGACCACAGTGTTTTAAAAAAAGAAAGCACAGAACTTTTTGGAAATGAAGAAGATACAAAATTTTTACTGGAAAATTATGAAGATGTTGATTATATAATATCTACTTCAGAACCATTTGGTGATTTTTCAGTAATTTTGCTCCCTGAAAATCTCATGTTTCAAATACAGGATTTTCATTTATGCCCCAGCGCGGAGCTTTACCATTTAATTCAATATTATGAATAG
- the hutG gene encoding formimidoylglutamase has translation MIWQGRFDGDEPLYHRIFQRVSLEDNYENISPNDFVLHGFAVDEGVKRNKGRIGAKDAPDVIRKNCSNFPVVHPNFNLKDFGNITCEDQNLEDVQNKLAEKVQLVLQKGGKSIVFGGGHEVTFAHYSGIKKAFPTKKIGIINIDAHFDNREIDPKIGASSGTGFWQIAQEGNIQSLHIGIQRNSNTLKLFDTAHQYGMNYILAEEVFFENLPTLYPKIEEFIEISDVIYLTICMDVFNAAIAPGVSALAYNGIFADATFMHLFKLILTSDKLIAMDVAEVNPIYDQNEITVRLAASLINEWFMINKSM, from the coding sequence ATGATCTGGCAAGGACGTTTCGATGGTGATGAACCATTATATCACAGGATTTTCCAACGGGTCTCTTTGGAGGACAATTACGAAAACATTTCACCGAACGATTTCGTTTTGCACGGGTTTGCCGTAGATGAAGGCGTGAAGCGTAATAAGGGAAGAATAGGCGCTAAAGATGCTCCGGATGTCATTAGAAAAAACTGTTCAAATTTTCCTGTTGTTCATCCAAATTTTAATCTAAAGGATTTTGGAAATATCACGTGTGAAGACCAAAATTTAGAAGATGTCCAAAATAAACTTGCTGAAAAAGTTCAACTCGTTTTACAGAAAGGCGGAAAATCAATAGTTTTCGGTGGCGGGCACGAAGTAACATTTGCACATTACTCAGGAATTAAAAAAGCATTTCCCACTAAAAAAATTGGGATCATTAATATAGACGCCCATTTTGACAACCGTGAAATAGACCCTAAAATTGGCGCAAGCTCCGGAACCGGCTTCTGGCAAATTGCGCAGGAAGGAAACATTCAATCTTTACATATAGGGATTCAAAGGAATTCTAACACTTTGAAACTATTCGATACTGCACATCAATATGGAATGAATTACATTCTCGCAGAAGAAGTTTTTTTCGAAAATCTTCCTACTCTTTATCCAAAAATTGAGGAATTTATAGAAATATCCGATGTCATCTATCTAACGATATGTATGGACGTATTTAACGCTGCAATCGCTCCCGGAGTTTCAGCTTTGGCTTACAACGGAATTTTTGCCGATGCCACATTTATGCATTTGTTTAAACTTATTTTAACATCGGATAAATTAATTGCGATGGATGTTGCAGAAGTTAATCCAATTTACGACCAGAATGAAATCACCGTAAGACTTGCTGCATCTCTTATAAATGAGTGGTTTATGATTAATAAAAGCATGTAG